From a single Streptomyces rubradiris genomic region:
- a CDS encoding long-chain-fatty-acid--CoA ligase → MATLSVAAILAENARRRPGKTALVEGELRLTFAEVWQRALARAGALTGLGVRPGDHVALMAPNTAEFPVAYYAIAAAGGVVVPVHLLLSAEEVEHVLKDSGATVLLVHPAQADTGRAAAEAAGVRVVTLGEELDKLAVDAEPLPSYVTRAADDPAVIFYTSGTTGVPKGAVLSHFNLVMNATVNAFDAHDVRADDIALGALPLFHAFGQTVSLNSTWRAGATLVLLPRFDAARAIELMVEEGVNTFHGVPTMFVALAAAAADAERLPGLRLCVSGGASLPVAVLERFEATFGARIYEGYGLSETSPAATVNQPVFGAKAGTIGHPLWGVDAEIARADVEDRIELLPPGELGEVVIRGHNVFSGYLGRPEATAEALVDGWFRTGDLGTKDDEGFLRIVDRKKDIIIRGGYNVYPREVEEVLMRHPEIAQVAVIGLPDELHGEEVCAVVVPAPGTTPDAAALTEWSREHLGRHKYPRRVEFTDTLPLGPSMKVLKRALRARYTGR, encoded by the coding sequence ATGGCAACCCTGTCCGTCGCCGCCATCCTCGCCGAGAACGCCCGGCGCCGCCCCGGCAAGACCGCCCTGGTCGAGGGGGAACTGCGGCTCACCTTCGCCGAGGTGTGGCAGCGGGCGCTGGCCCGGGCGGGCGCGCTCACCGGCCTCGGCGTACGGCCCGGCGACCATGTCGCCCTGATGGCCCCCAACACCGCCGAGTTCCCGGTCGCCTACTACGCGATCGCCGCGGCGGGCGGTGTCGTCGTCCCCGTCCACCTGCTGCTGTCGGCCGAGGAGGTCGAGCACGTCCTGAAGGACAGCGGCGCCACCGTGCTGCTCGTCCACCCGGCCCAGGCGGACACCGGCCGGGCGGCGGCCGAGGCGGCCGGCGTCCGAGTGGTCACCCTGGGCGAGGAGCTGGACAAACTCGCGGTCGACGCCGAGCCGTTGCCGTCGTACGTCACCCGGGCCGCCGACGACCCGGCGGTGATCTTCTACACCAGCGGTACGACCGGTGTGCCCAAGGGCGCCGTCCTCAGCCACTTCAACCTGGTGATGAACGCGACCGTCAACGCCTTCGACGCGCACGACGTCCGCGCCGACGACATCGCCCTCGGCGCGCTGCCGCTGTTCCACGCCTTCGGCCAGACGGTCTCGCTGAACTCCACCTGGCGGGCGGGCGCCACGCTGGTGCTGCTGCCCCGTTTCGACGCGGCCCGGGCCATCGAGCTGATGGTCGAGGAGGGCGTGAACACCTTCCACGGGGTGCCCACCATGTTCGTCGCCCTCGCGGCGGCCGCCGCCGACGCCGAGCGGCTCCCCGGGCTGCGACTGTGCGTCTCCGGCGGGGCCTCGCTGCCGGTCGCGGTACTGGAGCGGTTCGAGGCCACGTTCGGGGCGCGGATCTACGAGGGCTACGGGCTGTCGGAGACCTCTCCGGCCGCGACCGTCAACCAGCCCGTGTTCGGCGCCAAGGCCGGCACCATCGGGCACCCGCTGTGGGGCGTCGACGCGGAGATAGCCCGCGCCGACGTGGAGGACCGGATCGAGCTGCTGCCGCCCGGTGAGCTGGGCGAGGTCGTCATCCGCGGCCACAACGTCTTCTCCGGCTACCTCGGCCGCCCCGAGGCCACCGCCGAGGCCCTGGTGGACGGCTGGTTCCGCACCGGCGACCTCGGCACCAAGGACGACGAGGGCTTCCTGCGGATCGTCGACCGCAAGAAGGACATCATCATCCGCGGCGGCTACAACGTCTATCCGCGGGAGGTCGAGGAGGTCCTGATGCGGCACCCGGAGATCGCCCAGGTCGCCGTCATCGGCCTGCCGGACGAACTGCACGGCGAGGAGGTCTGCGCCGTCGTCGTCCCGGCCCCGGGCACCACCCCGGACGCCGCCGCCCTCACCGAGTGGTCCAGGGAACACCTGGGCCGGCACAAGTACCCGCGCCGCGTGGAGTTCACGGACACCCTGCCGCTCGGCCCCAGCATGAAGGTACTCAAGCGGGCGTTGCGGGCGCGGTACACGGGGCGGTAA
- a CDS encoding thiolase family protein, giving the protein MRPVHFATARRTPIGKVRGALSSVRPDDLAATVIRHLVADVPALDPARVDDVYWGAANQAGEDNRNVARMAALLAGLPDSVPGATVNRLCASGLEAVTAAARTIAAGEADIVIAGGSESMSRAPFVLPRPDEALPHRMETYDTRLGWRLVNPAMKELHGLFSMGETAEEVADRHGISRARQDEFALRSHQLAAAARKNGHFDDELLPVERPDGVTVEHDECVREDTSLEKLARLKPAFRADGTVTAGNASPMNDGAAGLLLVSEEALNELGLESLGRYVAGASAGVHPDVMGLGPVPATRKVLRRAGWETGDLQEAELNEAFAAQTLACVDQLGLDPGLVNPTGGAIALGHPLGCSGARILTTLLHRMRRTGARRGLATMCVGVGQGSAVLVERH; this is encoded by the coding sequence GTGCGTCCCGTCCACTTCGCGACCGCCCGCCGCACCCCCATCGGCAAGGTACGCGGCGCCCTCTCCTCGGTCCGCCCCGACGATCTGGCCGCGACCGTGATCCGCCACCTGGTGGCCGACGTGCCCGCGCTCGACCCGGCCCGCGTCGACGACGTCTACTGGGGCGCCGCCAACCAGGCCGGCGAGGACAACCGGAACGTCGCCCGTATGGCCGCCCTGCTCGCCGGCCTGCCCGACTCCGTGCCCGGCGCCACCGTCAACCGGCTGTGCGCCTCCGGACTCGAAGCGGTCACCGCCGCCGCCCGCACCATCGCCGCGGGCGAGGCCGACATCGTGATCGCGGGCGGCTCCGAGTCCATGAGCCGCGCCCCCTTCGTGCTGCCCCGGCCCGACGAGGCCCTGCCGCACCGCATGGAGACCTACGACACCCGGCTCGGCTGGCGGCTGGTCAACCCCGCCATGAAGGAGCTGCACGGCCTGTTCTCCATGGGCGAGACCGCCGAGGAGGTCGCCGACCGCCACGGCATCTCCCGCGCCCGGCAGGACGAGTTCGCCCTGCGCAGCCACCAACTCGCCGCCGCCGCCCGCAAGAACGGCCACTTCGACGACGAACTCCTTCCTGTGGAGCGCCCGGACGGGGTCACCGTCGAGCACGACGAGTGCGTCCGTGAGGACACCTCCCTGGAGAAGCTGGCCCGTCTCAAGCCGGCCTTCCGCGCGGACGGCACCGTCACCGCCGGGAACGCCTCGCCGATGAACGACGGTGCCGCCGGGCTGCTGCTGGTCAGCGAAGAGGCCCTGAACGAACTGGGCCTGGAGTCCCTCGGCCGGTACGTCGCGGGCGCCTCCGCCGGCGTCCACCCCGATGTGATGGGCCTCGGCCCGGTGCCCGCCACCCGGAAGGTGCTCCGCCGGGCCGGCTGGGAGACCGGCGACCTCCAGGAGGCCGAGCTGAACGAGGCGTTCGCCGCCCAGACGCTCGCCTGCGTCGATCAACTGGGCCTCGATCCCGGCCTGGTGAACCCCACCGGCGGCGCCATCGCCCTCGGCCACCCCCTCGGCTGCTCCGGCGCCCGCATCCTGACCACCCTGCTGCACCGCATGCGGCGCACCGGCGCCCGGCGGGGCCTCGCGACCATGTGCGTGGGCGTGGGGCAGGGCAGCGCGGTGCTGGTCGAGCGACACTGA
- a CDS encoding DUF3140 domain-containing protein — MADSLEFEALWDDFHRVVNMSSAELAAWLKVRDADEESEPLPERAGGETGQHVLALLRKRRTDLTEDDVRVMRQVVDTVGELVDAENEPEPESAGDTGRRHRLMTLGHDPLKP; from the coding sequence ATGGCCGACTCGCTGGAATTCGAAGCGCTGTGGGACGACTTCCACCGCGTGGTCAACATGAGCTCGGCGGAGCTCGCGGCCTGGCTGAAGGTCCGGGACGCCGACGAGGAGAGCGAACCGCTGCCGGAGCGGGCGGGCGGCGAGACCGGGCAGCACGTCCTGGCCCTCCTGCGGAAGCGCCGCACCGACCTGACCGAGGACGACGTACGGGTCATGCGGCAGGTCGTCGACACGGTCGGTGAGCTGGTGGACGCGGAGAACGAGCCCGAGCCGGAGAGCGCCGGGGACACCGGCCGCCGGCACCGGCTGATGACGCTGGGCCACGACCCGCTCAAGCCGTAG
- a CDS encoding sulfite exporter TauE/SafE family protein, whose translation MNTMTLWHISGWEFAALAFAAVLVGFSKTAVSGANTVSLAIFAAVLPARASTGVLLPLLIAGDVLAVFTYRRHAHWPTLWRLFPAVAAGVVAGTLFLVWAGDGMVRVSIGAILLFMAGVTIWRRRTAETPPAPEAEPNRAGRVKAHSYGVLGGFTTMVANAAGPVMSLYLLSAGFRKLGFLGTSAFFFLIVNVSKVPFSVGLGLIDGRALLLDAALVLFVVPGALFGKWAVNRINQRLFEQLVIAATIVGGVQLLLP comes from the coding sequence ATGAACACGATGACGCTCTGGCACATATCCGGCTGGGAGTTCGCCGCGCTCGCCTTCGCGGCCGTACTCGTCGGCTTCTCCAAAACCGCGGTCAGCGGGGCCAACACGGTGAGCCTCGCGATCTTCGCGGCGGTCCTGCCCGCCCGCGCCTCCACCGGCGTACTGCTGCCCCTGCTGATCGCCGGTGACGTACTCGCCGTCTTCACCTACCGGCGGCACGCCCACTGGCCCACGCTGTGGCGTCTGTTCCCGGCCGTGGCGGCGGGCGTGGTGGCCGGCACCCTGTTCCTGGTGTGGGCCGGCGACGGCATGGTGCGGGTCTCGATCGGCGCGATCCTGCTCTTCATGGCCGGGGTGACGATCTGGCGCCGGCGGACGGCCGAGACCCCGCCCGCCCCCGAGGCGGAACCGAACCGGGCGGGCCGTGTGAAGGCCCACTCCTACGGTGTGCTCGGCGGGTTCACCACGATGGTCGCCAACGCGGCCGGACCGGTGATGTCGCTGTATCTGCTGTCCGCAGGCTTCCGGAAGCTCGGCTTCCTCGGCACCTCCGCCTTCTTCTTCCTCATCGTGAACGTGTCGAAGGTGCCGTTCAGCGTGGGCCTGGGACTGATCGACGGACGCGCCCTGCTCCTTGACGCCGCGCTCGTGCTGTTCGTCGTGCCCGGTGCGCTGTTCGGTAAATGGGCTGTGAACCGAATCAACCAGCGACTCTTCGAACAACTCGTCATCGCGGCGACGATCGTGGGCGGCGTGCAACTGTTGCTGCCCTAG
- a CDS encoding endonuclease, translating to MNRDERVLRELVSEHGRTFAEEAGIRLKDTPQPLYRLLVLSLLLSARIRTSVAVATARALHEEHLDSPRRMAEAGWQRRVDALGRGGYRRYDERTATQLGDGAELLGRRWSGDLRRLHREAEGDVGTLRELLQEEPGIGPAGADIFLREAQRVWPDVAPYLDGKALSGAGRLGLPEDPRKLTGLARDSQPAVLAAALVRAALDERVAEDCLRRAG from the coding sequence ATGAACCGCGACGAGCGCGTGCTGCGGGAGCTGGTGTCCGAGCACGGGCGGACGTTCGCCGAGGAGGCGGGCATCCGGCTGAAGGACACCCCGCAGCCGCTGTACCGGCTGCTGGTGCTGTCCCTGCTGCTCAGCGCCCGCATCCGAACCTCGGTCGCGGTGGCCACCGCCCGCGCCCTGCACGAGGAGCACCTGGACAGCCCGCGCCGGATGGCCGAGGCCGGATGGCAGCGGCGGGTGGACGCGCTCGGCCGGGGCGGCTACCGGCGGTACGACGAGCGGACGGCCACCCAGCTCGGGGACGGCGCCGAGCTGCTCGGCCGGCGCTGGAGCGGCGATCTGCGCCGGCTGCACCGGGAGGCGGAGGGCGACGTCGGCACACTGCGGGAGCTACTCCAGGAGGAGCCGGGCATCGGGCCGGCCGGCGCCGACATCTTCCTGCGCGAGGCGCAGCGGGTGTGGCCGGACGTGGCGCCGTACCTGGACGGCAAGGCGCTGTCCGGCGCCGGGCGGCTCGGCCTGCCCGAGGACCCGCGGAAGCTGACCGGCCTGGCCCGGGACAGCCAGCCTGCCGTACTGGCCGCCGCGCTGGTCCGGGCGGCGCTCGACGAACGGGTGGCCGAGGACTGTCTGCGCCGCGCCGGCTGA
- a CDS encoding Dps family protein: protein MTVVKSTLTEEALGVTGTALQDTLVDLLGLSLVGKQAHWNIVGPRFRSIHLQLDEVVATARAHSDTVAERAAALGVPPDGRPETIAATFALPGTKDGWLRDTEVVELMVSSLEAAIGRLRERIEATEKADPVTQDLLITVTADLEKQRWMFEAENHPRDTSAG, encoded by the coding sequence ATGACCGTGGTCAAGAGCACACTTACCGAAGAGGCGCTCGGTGTCACCGGCACCGCCCTCCAGGACACCCTGGTCGACCTGCTCGGGCTGTCGCTGGTCGGCAAGCAGGCGCACTGGAACATCGTCGGCCCGCGGTTCCGCTCGATCCACCTCCAGCTGGACGAGGTGGTCGCGACGGCCCGCGCCCACTCCGACACGGTGGCCGAGCGGGCCGCCGCGCTGGGCGTGCCGCCGGACGGCCGGCCGGAGACCATCGCCGCGACCTTCGCGCTGCCCGGCACCAAGGACGGCTGGCTGCGCGACACGGAGGTCGTGGAGCTGATGGTGTCCTCGCTGGAGGCGGCCATCGGCCGGCTGCGGGAGCGGATCGAGGCGACCGAGAAGGCCGACCCGGTCACCCAGGACCTGCTGATCACCGTCACCGCCGACCTGGAGAAGCAGCGCTGGATGTTCGAGGCCGAGAACCACCCGCGCGACACGTCCGCCGGCTGA